The following proteins are encoded in a genomic region of Stutzerimonas stutzeri:
- a CDS encoding Bug family tripartite tricarboxylate transporter substrate binding protein encodes MKKAISASLVSALLATAVSGAYAAETEWPTRPVQVVVIANAGGDTDFNARTMAKYFTKLTGEAMVITNVAGGGGTLAAEQVKQADPDGNTILFTHTGQLIVNEVAGLTEDSLDAFDICCIAGVDKGTVFVASKSSGLKSLEDLISKSKAEPSSVTYGTEMGSYSHLQGLMFEGLTDTKLKMVDAGTVSEKVVALLGDRIDLAAISYGSVQDYVKSGEMVALGQPNDERNPLLGDVPTFKEQGVDFVMEKPYVVAFPDGTDPAIIEKMAGIVKQITEMPEYEEELRKTFKQPVSYFDTNQSIDRLKNTREDFMQYKDQLRQGKK; translated from the coding sequence ATGAAAAAAGCTATCAGCGCCTCCCTCGTTTCCGCCCTGCTGGCCACCGCAGTCAGCGGTGCCTATGCCGCCGAGACCGAGTGGCCGACTCGCCCTGTGCAGGTCGTGGTGATTGCCAATGCCGGCGGCGATACCGACTTCAATGCCCGCACCATGGCCAAGTACTTCACCAAGCTCACCGGCGAAGCGATGGTCATCACCAACGTCGCCGGCGGCGGTGGCACCCTGGCAGCCGAACAGGTCAAGCAGGCCGACCCGGACGGCAACACCATTCTCTTCACCCATACCGGCCAGTTGATCGTCAACGAAGTCGCCGGCCTGACCGAAGACAGCCTCGATGCATTCGACATCTGCTGCATCGCCGGCGTCGACAAGGGCACCGTATTCGTCGCGTCGAAGAGTTCGGGCCTGAAATCGCTGGAAGACCTGATCTCCAAATCCAAGGCCGAGCCGAGCAGCGTCACCTACGGCACGGAAATGGGCAGCTATTCGCACCTGCAGGGCCTGATGTTCGAGGGCCTCACCGATACCAAACTGAAGATGGTCGACGCCGGCACCGTGTCCGAGAAGGTCGTCGCGCTGTTGGGTGACCGTATCGACCTGGCGGCCATCAGCTACGGCTCGGTGCAGGATTACGTGAAGAGTGGCGAGATGGTCGCTCTGGGCCAGCCCAACGACGAACGCAATCCCTTGCTCGGCGACGTACCGACCTTCAAGGAGCAGGGTGTCGATTTCGTGATGGAGAAACCCTACGTCGTTGCGTTCCCGGACGGCACCGATCCGGCCATCATCGAGAAGATGGCGGGCATCGTGAAGCAGATCACCGAGATGCCCGAGTATGAGGAAGAGCTGCGCAAGACCTTCAAGCAGCCGGTCAGCTATTTTGACACCAACCAGTCGATCGACCGCCTGAAGAACACTCGCGAGGACTTCATGCAGTACAAGGATCAGCTGCGCCAGGGCAAAAAATAA
- a CDS encoding LysR substrate-binding domain-containing protein — MFDLAQLRCFTALATELNFRRAAERLHMTQPPLSRQIQLLEHQLGVVLFTRSTRAVALTAAGRAFFVEAQALLEQAQRAARTARLIALGESGSVSIGFVASAVYDFLPRVVAQARRDRPGVQIALQEMTTFEQLQALHTRRIDLAIVRAPLNQPGLISERLVCEPFVLAVHDEHPLARLEPLELAALHGQPLIMYSHAAWQPFNELLTGMFRASGVQPDYVESLGTTLTILSLVNVGMGLALVPRSASAVSFERVRWRALELPTGVHSELHLVWRDDNDNPAVDALREAVRHAASETTQRR, encoded by the coding sequence ATGTTCGATCTGGCGCAACTTCGATGTTTTACCGCTCTGGCAACGGAGCTGAATTTTCGTCGCGCCGCCGAGCGCCTGCACATGACCCAGCCGCCGCTGAGCCGGCAGATCCAGTTGCTGGAACATCAACTGGGCGTCGTCCTGTTTACCCGCAGTACCCGTGCGGTTGCCCTGACCGCTGCGGGTCGTGCCTTCTTTGTCGAAGCGCAGGCGCTGCTCGAACAGGCCCAGCGGGCGGCGCGGACGGCTCGGCTGATTGCGTTGGGTGAAAGCGGGAGCGTGAGCATCGGCTTCGTTGCCAGTGCGGTCTACGACTTCCTGCCTCGGGTCGTGGCCCAGGCCAGGCGCGACCGCCCCGGTGTGCAGATCGCGCTCCAGGAGATGACCACGTTCGAGCAGTTGCAGGCCCTGCACACGCGGCGCATCGATCTGGCCATCGTGCGGGCGCCGCTGAACCAGCCGGGACTGATCAGCGAGCGTCTGGTATGCGAGCCCTTCGTCTTGGCCGTGCACGACGAGCATCCGTTGGCACGGCTTGAACCGCTCGAACTGGCGGCATTGCACGGCCAGCCGCTCATCATGTATTCGCATGCCGCCTGGCAGCCGTTCAATGAGCTGCTTACCGGCATGTTTCGCGCAAGCGGCGTGCAACCGGACTATGTAGAGTCGCTGGGTACCACCTTGACCATTCTGTCGCTGGTCAATGTCGGCATGGGCCTGGCCCTGGTGCCGCGCAGCGCCAGCGCGGTGAGCTTCGAGCGGGTGCGCTGGCGTGCGCTCGAACTGCCAACAGGCGTGCACAGCGAGCTGCATCTGGTCTGGCGCGACGACAACGACAACCCCGCCGTCGACGCGCTACGTGAAGCGGTTCGCCATGCCGCCAGCGAAACCACTCAGCGCCGCTGA
- a CDS encoding L-talarate/galactarate dehydratase, with translation MKAYSPDRITWIRLRSVELPLAHTVSDAKVATGRQSALASVSLLFADIETAQGHAGLGFSYSLRTGGPAQYAHAQELAPLLIGEDPNDIARLWSKLAWASASVGRGGVAAQAIAAFDTALWDLKARRAALPLSKLLGAQRSSVRCYNTSGGYLQASIEELIDKATQSRERGIGGVKMKVGQPDRRRDLQRVEAVRKHLGDEVPLMVDVNQQWDRITALRMGRTLEQYQLEWIEEPLDAHDVAGHAALATQLDTPIGTGEMLTSAAEALGYVDSGAVDVIMHDAPRLGGITPFLKVAQAAEQRGMIMAPHFVMEIHLHLAAAYEHQTWVEHFEWLEPAFNERLEIRDGQMIVPDQPGLGLSLHERVAGWTRSDVEIGQRG, from the coding sequence ATGAAAGCCTACAGCCCTGACCGCATCACCTGGATCCGCTTGCGCTCGGTGGAGCTTCCGCTGGCGCATACCGTCAGCGATGCCAAGGTGGCCACCGGCCGGCAATCGGCACTGGCCTCGGTCAGCCTGTTGTTTGCCGACATCGAAACTGCACAGGGGCACGCCGGGCTGGGCTTCAGCTACAGCTTGCGCACCGGCGGGCCGGCGCAATATGCCCACGCCCAGGAACTTGCCCCCTTGCTGATCGGTGAAGACCCCAATGACATCGCCCGACTCTGGAGCAAGCTGGCCTGGGCCAGTGCTTCGGTAGGGCGGGGTGGCGTTGCAGCGCAAGCCATTGCCGCGTTCGACACCGCCTTGTGGGACCTCAAGGCACGGCGCGCGGCGCTGCCACTGTCCAAATTACTGGGCGCGCAGCGCAGCTCGGTGCGCTGCTACAACACCTCGGGCGGCTATTTGCAGGCCTCGATCGAAGAGCTCATCGACAAGGCGACGCAGTCGCGCGAGCGCGGCATAGGCGGCGTGAAGATGAAAGTCGGGCAACCGGACAGGCGTCGCGATCTGCAGCGGGTCGAGGCGGTGCGCAAGCACCTGGGCGACGAGGTGCCGCTGATGGTGGACGTCAACCAGCAATGGGATCGCATTACCGCATTGCGTATGGGGCGCACGCTGGAGCAGTACCAACTGGAATGGATCGAGGAGCCGCTCGACGCCCATGACGTTGCCGGGCACGCCGCGCTGGCCACGCAACTGGATACGCCCATCGGTACCGGCGAGATGCTTACCAGCGCCGCCGAGGCCCTGGGGTATGTCGACAGCGGCGCGGTCGATGTGATCATGCACGACGCGCCACGCCTGGGCGGCATCACACCGTTCCTCAAGGTCGCCCAGGCCGCGGAACAACGCGGCATGATCATGGCGCCGCACTTCGTCATGGAAATCCACTTGCACCTGGCGGCGGCCTACGAGCACCAGACCTGGGTCGAACACTTCGAATGGTTGGAGCCCGCGTTCAACGAACGGCTGGAGATACGTGACGGCCAGATGATCGTGCCAGACCAGCCAGGCCTGGGCTTGAGCCTGCATGAGCGGGTGGCAGGGTGGACACGGTCAGACGTCGAGATAGGCCAGCGTGGATGA
- a CDS encoding tripartite tricarboxylate transporter TctB family protein, producing the protein MDTYKRKELLVGALMLGAGLFYLFLTINLPRKGFIDASTVPYVLSVGLCLLGILQLLTATRATHPPVDPDADADPSAGTPPDYPTVFKTLGLIAVYVALLQKVGFPIMTVLYLYAQFIVITPREQKINHITYIVIAVVTSAVIFFTFRQGFDLMLPTGFLKF; encoded by the coding sequence ATGGATACCTACAAGAGAAAGGAGTTACTGGTCGGAGCCCTGATGCTGGGCGCCGGCCTGTTCTACCTGTTCCTGACCATCAATCTTCCGCGCAAAGGTTTCATTGACGCTTCCACCGTCCCGTACGTCTTGTCCGTCGGACTCTGTCTGCTGGGTATATTGCAGCTCCTGACCGCAACCCGGGCGACGCATCCGCCCGTCGATCCCGATGCCGATGCCGACCCCTCTGCCGGAACGCCACCGGACTATCCAACGGTATTCAAGACGCTGGGCCTGATCGCCGTGTATGTCGCCCTGCTGCAAAAGGTGGGCTTTCCGATCATGACCGTGCTGTATCTCTATGCGCAGTTCATCGTGATCACACCGCGCGAACAGAAGATCAACCACATCACCTACATCGTCATCGCAGTCGTCACCTCCGCTGTGATCTTTTTCACCTTCCGGCAGGGCTTCGATCTGATGCTCCCGACCGGCTTTCTGAAATTCTAG
- a CDS encoding tripartite tricarboxylate transporter permease, whose translation MFELLQAGFGAVFSPYIFILITLGVAVGIVFGAVPGLSATMAIALCLPLTYTMGPAAGLSLLVALFIGATSGGLISAILLKIPGTPASIATTFDGGPMMEKGEGLKALGVGVVFSFIGTVFSIVALMSIAPSLAKIALRFGPHEYFSIAIFSLTLIATLSTGSLLKGIYAGTLGFAFSTVGIAPVDAIRRFTFDSPNLNGGFAMLTVMIGMFAVAEVIKIAETGKAAHKSKIASVSMKGVKGFGFSMKEFFGQIPNAFRSSLIGIGIGILPGIGAGTSNIVSYIIAKKRSKHPEQFGKGAVDGVVASETANNAGIGSAMIPLMTLGIPGDTVTAILLGGFMIHGIQPGPLLFVSQGALVYTIFAALILASVMMLVLEFYGLRMFIKLLAVPKHILLPIILVLCVVGAFGLSSRVFDVWTILLFGLIGYGFVKGGMPAAPFIIGFILGPMAETNLRRGLMLSDGNFMGFLTNPISAAFLALALLSVLWHLFSALRGRKSAVEKLQSA comes from the coding sequence ATGTTCGAACTTCTGCAGGCCGGTTTCGGTGCGGTTTTCTCGCCCTACATATTCATCCTGATCACGCTTGGCGTCGCGGTCGGCATCGTCTTTGGTGCCGTCCCCGGACTTTCGGCGACCATGGCCATCGCCTTGTGCTTGCCACTGACCTACACCATGGGGCCAGCCGCTGGCTTGTCATTGCTGGTCGCACTGTTCATCGGTGCAACCTCCGGCGGCCTGATTTCGGCGATTCTGCTGAAGATCCCGGGTACGCCCGCCTCCATCGCCACGACCTTCGACGGCGGGCCGATGATGGAGAAAGGCGAAGGCCTGAAGGCCTTGGGCGTCGGTGTGGTGTTTTCCTTCATCGGCACGGTGTTCAGTATCGTTGCACTGATGTCGATCGCGCCTTCGCTGGCCAAGATCGCCTTGCGCTTCGGGCCGCACGAATACTTCTCCATCGCGATCTTCTCGTTGACGCTGATCGCCACGCTGTCCACCGGCTCGCTGCTCAAGGGCATCTATGCCGGCACCCTGGGGTTCGCGTTTTCCACCGTAGGGATCGCGCCGGTCGATGCCATTCGCCGCTTCACCTTCGACTCGCCCAACCTCAACGGCGGTTTTGCAATGCTCACGGTGATGATCGGCATGTTCGCCGTGGCCGAGGTGATCAAGATCGCCGAAACAGGCAAGGCCGCGCACAAGAGCAAGATCGCGTCGGTCAGCATGAAGGGCGTCAAGGGCTTCGGCTTCTCCATGAAGGAGTTCTTCGGCCAGATTCCCAATGCGTTTCGCTCGTCGCTGATCGGCATCGGGATCGGCATATTGCCGGGCATCGGCGCCGGCACTTCGAACATCGTCTCCTACATCATCGCCAAGAAGCGCTCCAAGCATCCCGAGCAGTTCGGCAAGGGTGCCGTGGACGGCGTGGTGGCGAGCGAAACCGCCAACAACGCCGGTATTGGCAGCGCCATGATCCCGCTGATGACCCTTGGCATTCCCGGCGACACCGTGACGGCGATCCTGCTCGGTGGCTTCATGATTCACGGCATCCAGCCCGGCCCTCTGTTGTTCGTCAGCCAGGGCGCGTTGGTGTACACCATTTTCGCGGCGCTGATTCTCGCCTCGGTGATGATGCTGGTACTGGAGTTCTACGGCCTGCGGATGTTCATCAAGCTGCTGGCGGTACCCAAGCACATCCTGCTGCCGATCATCCTGGTGCTCTGCGTGGTGGGTGCGTTCGGGTTGAGTAGCCGCGTGTTCGACGTCTGGACCATTCTCCTGTTCGGCCTGATCGGCTATGGCTTTGTCAAAGGCGGTATGCCAGCGGCGCCGTTCATCATCGGTTTCATCCTCGGCCCGATGGCCGAAACCAACCTGCGTCGCGGGCTGATGCTGTCTGACGGCAACTTCATGGGCTTTCTCACCAACCCCATCTCGGCGGCCTTCCTGGCGCTGGCCCTGCTGTCGGTGCTCTGGCATCTGTTCAGCGCACTGCGTGGCCGCAAAAGCGCGGTTGAAAAACTGCAAAGCGCTTGA